The Deltaproteobacteria bacterium region TTTTCTTCCTGTCGGCGTTTTCTGCAGAGGCTTTTCGGGTGTTGGGGACGAGAGCCGGCCGGCGCGACGGGTGCGTGGGTGGACGGTTTCGGCGGGTTTCGGCCTCGGTGTTGGCCTCGCCGGGCGGGTTTCCGCTCAGGCCCTGACGACGTCGTTCCAGTCCATGGTGTCGGGGGGTCGTCGTCTTTCGAGGGTGACGGTGTCGGGCAGGACGACGGATTTGCGGATGGCTTCGGCTTGCCGGTCTCCGGCCGCGTCACCGTCCTGCGCGAGAACCAGGGCGTCGAGGTTCGGGAGCGCGTGTGCGGCGTGCTGGATCTGCTCGCATTGGGTTCGTGACGGCGCGCCTGCGGTTGAGAGGAAGGCCCGGTCGGCCGGGCATTGGTCGATCTGGGCGAGGCTGAGGGCGTCGAGCGCGCTTTCCGTGACGACGAGCGCCCGCAGGGCCGCGGCTGTCGTGGCGGTGTGGATGGCGAACAGGGCGCGTGTTCCGCCGGTTGCGAAGCGCCGCGGCCCGTCGGGGGGCGCGATCTCGAACCCGGTGAGCGTGCGATGCCGGTCGCGGTGGGCGAACAGGACCCGTCCGTCCCGGTCGCAGCGGATCGGCGGGCGGCTGGTTTGCAGCGTGGGCCCGGTGATGCCGCGCCCGATCAGCCAGGGCGGCGCGGGATGGGGGGTCGCCGCCTGCCAGAGATTCCGGAAGGATGGGGGGCCCTGCGCGGCGGCCCGGGGCTCGGCGAACCGGGCGCGGATGTCGGCGAAGGAGAGCCCGCGGTTGATCATGAAGTCGATGATGGTCCCGTTGTCGTCGTTGTCCTGTGTGTTGAAG contains the following coding sequences:
- a CDS encoding toprim domain-containing protein, whose protein sequence is MLRAEGQPKLVLKRLGNGHWVYFNTQDNDDNGTIIDFMINRGLSFADIRARFAEPRAAAQGPPSFRNLWQAATPHPAPPWLIGRGITGPTLQTSRPPIRCDRDGRVLFAHRDRHRTLTGFEIAPPDGPRRFATGGTRALFAIHTATTAAALRALVVTESALDALSLAQIDQCPADRAFLSTAGAPSRTQCEQIQHAAHALPNLDALVLAQDGDAAGDRQAEAIRKSVVLPDTVTLERRRPPDTMDWNDVVRA